In Nycticebus coucang isolate mNycCou1 chromosome 9, mNycCou1.pri, whole genome shotgun sequence, the following are encoded in one genomic region:
- the LOC128593807 gene encoding interferon alpha-inducible protein 27-like protein 2, translating to MMKRAAAAAIGGALAVGAVPVVLSAMGFTGAGIAASSIAAKMMSAAAIANGGGVSAGGLVATLQSVGAAGLSTSSNILLGATGSVLGAWLAPSSSLAEPEAKEEQPRENVPQDEPPKPPVKSKKNEK from the exons ATGATGA AACGGGCGGCTGCTGCTGCAATCGGGGGAG CCCTGGCCGTGGGGGCTGTGCCCGTGGTGCTCAGTGCCATGGGCTTCACGGGGGCAGGAATCGCTGCCTCCTCCATAGCGGCCAAGATGATGTCTGCAGCAGCCATTGCCAACGGGGGTGGAGTTTCGGCAGGAGGCCTGGTGGCTACTCTTCAGTCAGTGG GGGCTGCTGGACTTTCCACATCATCCAATATCCTCCTGGGTGCTACTGGATCAGTTTTGGGGGCCTGGTTGGCACCTTCCTCTTCCCTAGCTGAACCTGAAGCTAAAGAAGAGCAGCCAAGAGAAAATGTACCCCAAGATGAACCTCCAAAACCCCCAGTCAAgtccaagaaaaatgagaaataa
- the IFI27 gene encoding interferon alpha-inducible protein 27, mitochondrial: MLRVVTASAIGGALAMGAVPVVLSAIGFTKAGIAASSIAAKMMSTAAIANGGGVSAGSLVAILQSLGATGLSTASNLLVGFVGSALGACLGRLR, from the exons ATGCTGA GAGTGGTGACTGCTTCTGCAATCGGAGGAG CCCTGGCCATGGGGGCTGTGCCCGTGGTGCTCAGTGCCATAGGCTTCACGAAGGCAGGAATCGCTGCCTCCTCCATAGCAGCCAAGATGATGTCTACAGCAGCCATTGCCAACGGGGGTGGAGTTTCTGCTGGCAGCCTGGTGGCTATTCTGCAGTCATTGG GGGCAACTGGACTCTCCACAGCATCCAACCTCCTGGTGGGCTTTGTTGGGTCTGCTCTTGGGGCTTGCCTGGGGAGATTGAGATAG